The Rhizoctonia solani chromosome 13, complete sequence nucleotide sequence aaaggccgtcttccactcattgccttctttaattctgacgttgttataaccccaacAAAGATCCAACTTGGTGAAGAGTTTTGCGTTCCTTAGTttggccataaggtcatcttGCCTAGGGAGAGGGTAGACGTTTTTATGAGTGACCTTGTTCAACTTCCTataatcaacaaccagtctgagggagccatctgccttttttacaaacatgaccggagcgcctgctgaggaggtactaggacggatcttgcccgttgctagctccttgtcaatgtgttgtttcagcgccctggattctgcattggtcatgccataAATAGGTCCGGGTGAGAGTTTGGCGTCAGGAAGTAGGTCAATggaaatgtcatattccctgtgggggggaaggaccttaaattcttcttcgccaaatactctcgcaaactcatggtattggGTAGGGAGGTCTGCCAAGGGGTCAggatccgcttcttcctcagaggcaatttgaacttgttctggGAATGTGACAAGCCCCTGTTGCCAGTTGATTAGGGGGGATTCTGATGTGAGCCaggtcatgccaaggatagccggggtgttgcctatggggcaaacaaggaagggaatgtGGTGgagatggccattggccgagaccgcaagttgaacctggtgccatatgcgaccagtctgagatatggtaccatctaacatcctcactacccgtggattttcaagtagggtttttgggattttcagTTTTTCTACTAGAGTGGGGGATATAAaattggaggtggcgccggagtcaatgagggttttgataggGTCCGTTGGGTAGTCACGCAGTATCATGTCAAGAAAGAGTAGGGGTTTTTTGTTCAAGTCCgttgcaatatttacaaattctGAGACTGATACATGCAATTCTAAATtagagaccaagggcttgacggtagctcttggccttactctttttccgACTTGTCCTGGGCCACCTTGGCAGTTTCTTTGGGAGtggccttccaaccattgggaCACTGCTTGATTCCATGGCCCTTCTGCCCACATTTGACGCACAGCCcagatgcgcggcggcggtccctttcctccggagTGACGTAGTTAGGATCCTCTGATAagcggacccgttgagtggtggtggtggaagtggtggctGTGGAAACCGGGGACTTAGCGGGGGTTTTCTTGGGTcggttctcctcgttttcccaacaaatgttgtctattttgacggaggcagcaaatatagcctcaaggtcgtcgtccgggatattgtccttggtggacaggagttccttcaccttccagtgaagaccgcgcacaaactgggcaatgtacgcctcagtgttccaatcaagttctgccataagattgcggaactcggtaacatactcagacgtagtggttgtctgagtgagCGCAGCAATTTTCCTAGCGGTGGCTTGTTTGGCGTCGGgattggcaaaggcttccttgaatttggctgttagggcctggatggtggtaggagggttacccttgcccttgatgatgttcccaatgatggggagggcccagtcagcggccttgtctgtcatgtggtataaaatccacacaaccatctgttcttcctcgtcgAACTGATTGCAATGGAGAGCTACCCATAGCATCATTCGATCGAGCCACTGAGTGGCTTTTCGTCCCCTGGTGTCACCTTTAAAGGGTttggggaggtccatcttgggttgttttacgctggaccctgcgtcaaagggaGTGAGATACCCCAagtgccttctaggcgttccttgaggctcctttttggggagcCTTGGTTCCTCGTCCTCTGAATCAAaacctgttcctcttgaggGGCGGAATGGggctttgagcccaggcctaaccgtgcctggagtgtgagCTTCCCCCCCTGaatgggtaggaggggtgataggcccagtcgatgggccaggcttggtttgggctccgccctggtctttgtcaccaacaaggttgttggtttccttgcatatggctttgagctctgcgagctgttggccttgggatgatatttgggcctgcaaggacccaacttggttggtgaggttgaggatagcctcaaggagagcggcagtggtcggctccggttccattccgggcaagtGTTGCGGAGagggtgatgggccgcgagagggtggttgggagtgggttgccacggaacgttgaGAGGAGCAACTGgggggacgggagtatgggtgtgggacgccagagcgtgtggatggaattgtgaaacggcgtgggggaatgggttgcctgatacaggacttatgagcggtttttgtgtagtgggtgggcgctaaacctttgcgtcaagcacctagcgttgaatagtccctacaacaaatcaacagatctggcaatcgtgatatgagcgggttttctacaagcgggtgtttcagctgactaaggttgctaactactgtgttccagcaaaacacgtggtatgcgggggattagagtccttctgccttatagcaatttggtactacgtgagggtggggggtttttgattattctaccccgcaaggtggccctgatcacgtgatttcccttgtgctagtacaggggatcctctccttgtcgaacaagcctacaagaagtcaattttacaatgttgtacaccactgtaaggtgggtacacgctggtgaaaacgggcgcttaaggccgtactactacactagcttatgtaagataactatctaaggctatactaatagcgcCTAAGGCActtctacttctaactactgtcgACAAtagggcctgaggcctgggaggtgtggtaggtaaagggggtggtgaACGTCtgtgaactacttagggccggctacttagctggatgggtaccttctctaatgagtaagagacgaggtaaaatcgacttggggtttccaagcgatttccctgctgtatatatagataaagcacactatctacatggtctgtgcgtgtgagaaaagaagtacagaagacaaatgagaagcgtgctgcgggctgcgcagaagcgtggatttctcctaagcgcccttggcacggcatcttggcatgaataagcgccgagatcacgtgattgaaaaacatgagatattgagtccgtaaaaaatactaaaaatattagaaaaatcgtgcgattctaatggtatatgttaggaggttataacagttGTGAGCTCTTTTGGTGCATTTGGACCAGGGATAACCCCAATGCACAGGATGTGCTGCAGTTGCGTACGAATTGAGGGTGGAAGGTTGTAGTTAAAGAGAATCAGAGGCCAGCAGGTTTGCTTGCAGGATTTGAAGGGCCCAAAGCCGTCTGTTGATAAACCTAGAGCCACGTCCGTTGGCTTAGAAAAGTAGTGGTGGTCAAGGGTCTCAGCCCCAACAGTAACACAACGGCCCAGCAACTGGCGGTAGAATGAGCCATCAAAGATGTCCAATAATAAGTCCGGTGACCTCCGCCGTTCCAAGCAATATTGCATACTGCGTGCCATGAGGGGGTTTTGGTAGTAGGCAATGAGCTGCAGCACAAGGGGGATGTATTGGAATTGCCAACGTGGAATACAGCAATCAGGGCGGCAAGGGTTGGGTTGGTAGCGTGGCTCAGAGCAATACAGGCATATCACCTCATTGGCGTAAGCACCAGTATATGCAGCACACAAGTTAATGCAACAGTCAACGCCACTCCCACGTAAGCCTGAGATAACCCCAATGCAAGTTTGGAGCTTGGACTCTGTGGGGAGATTGCCAAGTTGGTTGGGGAAGGCGCGGCGGAGCTTGCTGTAGGATATACCACTGATGTCTGTCAAGACCTTGAGGTTGAACACCTGGACAAGAAGTTGTTGGTGGTCAGGAAGTTTGTGGTCTAGGAAAACAAATCAGTTTGGTTCTAATTTGACTTAGGTTAATGGGAAATACTTACCAACCGTATGCACAAGCTGAAAGAGGAACTTGTTCACAAGGTACTCTTTGGCATTCAGGTTGTCAAGCCAAGGAAAGGCATTGCGCAACGTATACTGGGCACCTTTGTCATCTTTGTCAACTGGAGGGGGTCTGGGGACTTGGGGTGCAAATTGAGGAGAGGCGCTACGGGAGGCGGGACCAGGACCAACACCAAAGGTGTCATGACAAAAATCCGGATGTGCAACCTCTGGAGAGTACCAAGGGAGCTCCGCCAGCGGGTCATTGGGTGGGCAAGCCAAGCGGTCACGCAGCGCAGGAGGAGGCGGGCTACGCGGAGGCTCATGCCAACCATAGTGGCGAGACAGACGGGTAGGAGGTCGTGGGTTTGGGTCCAGACAAACGCAACCTTTGTTCAAAGCACGCTCAATAATGGCATTGGTGGCGGCAACCAGGCAAGAGTGTTGTTGCCGTTGACGGTTGCACCCGTGCTTGAGATGGCGGCAGATGGTGCGTAGGGAGACAAAGCACTTGCTCCCGGAACAATGTTGTTTGCTGCATGTCATACTACAAGGTTATTAGCACTAAAATTTGGGATAAAATATATATAAGACGTACACAGAGAACAAGAGCAAGTGCGGCTCAGGGAGGTGTAGGGTTAATGCTGATCCATACTGCTAGACGTCCTCTAATACAATTTGGTCAACCTCTGGAAACGGTTAAAACAAAAAAATCCTACCGCTGCTGCGTAGGCTGAGACACCCAGAGGTAAACAAGGATGAGTTGGGCAGGGGGTAGGATGGCAAAGCGGCAGCCAAAGAGGACGTGGGAGCAACAAGCATAGGCCCAAAGGCGCATCTCGGCTGAGTCGGACAAGTAAGAGCGGCTGTGACCAAAAACAGTGAACAATTGCAGAGGCAAGAGCCCCTCCGCAACCAAAAGCACTGTGGAGCTCAGTGTGAGGTTAGCGTTGAACCAAGAGGATAATTGAAACAGGAAAAACTTATCTTACCGGTGTATCACTCACGCTGTAAACAAGTTTGAGGAGATTGGCATAGGGGAGTTTCACAGTAGGAGTGTGGACAAGCTTGTTGTggatgttgttgttgttgttgttgttgttgttgttgttgttgttgacgTGTTGGTGGTCAATGCAATTGACGGCGGTAATGGCCATTACAACGGGAGGGAGCCTTGCTGGGCAGCGTTGAGTCAGAGGGATGTTGTGGTAGGTGATGTGGCATGTTTGCATACAACCACTCACATAATCAGGGACAAGTCCCTTGGCCCCTTAGAACCTGTAATGCAACAGGTTAGCAATGCCCCCAAAAACCACCAAGGTACGTACCAAATAGCCTTCAATTGCAAGCAGAGCAACAGGTATCATACAAAATCTGGTAAAAATTGTCTTGTTTTGATACCCCGGTGCTGACTGGAGCCGGACGCTGTTGCTATGCACACAGCCCTCTTACTCCGGCCAATTGTTGGGCTCCGGTTACCGGGTCAGGACTCCCTCCGGATTGGAGGGAGTCTCATCCAACCAAACAGCAACTTGACCACGACAATATGTGGTGCAGTTGTGTCCCCAGCCCTATATGGTCCCGTTGCTCGTACACAAGGTAAGCTGAACTCTTGCTTTTCTAATACTCCTGCTCACTCCAGTGCCTCAtcccctttttttttgtctcTCAAACGCTATGACCAACGCAAAAAACACAAAAGGCAAGGGCAAAGCTCCTACCCGCCCCCGCGGCGTCTGGGATCACGACAATGAACGCCAAAAACAAACCCATAACGTACAGCTCACCCTGGCAAAGGCCAAAGGCCAACTGGTCACATTGCACTTGCAGGACAAGGAGGGTGACAACAACGACAGCTACAACTTGGACGCGGAGGGTCAAGACTTGGCCAAATATTGGCCTTACAACAACAAAGGTGACTACGACGACTACGCCAAGCCAGACCCAGCCAAGGAAGACGACCCACGCACCTTGCGTGCCGTTTGTGATGCCCAATCTGGTGAGTTGCCTTGCCTATGCGTTATTGTCCGCCAACACACTCAAAAATGTCAGATGAGATCCGCAAGCTGAAGGCTGCAATTGAGCAGTCCCATATTGAACACAAAAAAATGATGCGTCAACTTGACCGCATGTTGGGCGCAACTCCTGGCGCATCTGGCTTGGCATCCACCTCCTGCGCCACCGCTGTTTGCGCTGCTGCCAACGTAGCCCAACCACATGACACCTCTTGTACGCCCATCCCTTGCCGTTCCGTTGACGCTCCTTGCACGGCCAACGCCTCTTGCACGGCCAATCCCTCTTGCCCGATTGACGGTCCCGGCCCATCCAGCGCTTGTCTTCACACCAACCCCCGTCCAGCTCCTGTCACGGATCAACCCGCCAAGAGGCCTGGAGATCTCCCACCCATTGTGGGAGTCAATGCTCCTTGGTGGATCCTGTTTCCGGAGAAGGACACCAATTGCACAATTGCCCGGATCCGCTATGGACTTGGCGCAACGGATTGGGAGACTTGGCTCAACATGCAGGTTAGCGTTTGTTCATACATTGATTCATTGACACTTACCTTGTTCATTGTAGGATGCAGCACGGCAAGTGGCCGGCCTCTGTGGGTTCAATTTTACCAAGATCTGGAAGCGGCAAAGCGGCAACCATCTGGCTCTTGGAAGCCGCATTGTGAGTCTTATATTCTTGGTCAACATGTTCTATCTTCTCATTGTTTTTGTGGCTCGAGAAACGTATCCTGGGCTTACTGAACTTCAAAGATTGCTGGGCAACAACCCGGCTTCTTCAAACAAAGTTCAACCACCGGCGTGGCCACAGACTACAAGCCAAGCGCAAAGTGGAGGAGCAGGCACTCGCTCTGGAACTTGCTTTAGACAACACCAATCTAGGTAAGTCCAATTATGGGGGTTGTGTTGGTCTTAGGTAACGCATTCTCACAGACAACCCTGCCTTGGCTTGATTCAATTTGGTTGAGCCTGCTAATGTTGCTACTATGGACCTCAACAACACGGAGCCCAAGCAACCCCGGCAAAAGATCAAGGCTGAACTTGTAAGTGCGTTACATTGCTCAGTGCCAATCTTGCAAGCTCATGTCAAGCTCCCATGTCTGCGTCAAACTCAGCCGGTGTCTACTGGCTCCTATGCCAATCCACAACCGGCTTCCCAGCTCAAGCGTTGTCAAGAGGAATCACCAGACGCGCCCATTTGTAACTTGGTGCTCCCTCCTGATCCCCTTGCCTCCGCATCCTTCCCCCAGCCCAAGAGGGCTTGCAAGACCAAGCTCCCGCCTTTGCCTGAACCCAAGCTCAAACTCAAGCTCAAACCCAAGTCTgaacccaaacccaagcctaaacccaagcccaagcccaaatccAAACCCGCCCCCAAGCCCAAGGCCCCAGCCAAGTCAAAGGCAAACGGCGCAACAACCAGCACCGCCGCCAAAACCCGTCCTACGCCTGGCCCTACCTGCTCTTTGACCAAGCCGCCCACCGGTACCAGCACAAACACGGAGCCAGATATTGCTGCTCCAGCTTGCCAGCGCAAGCTTCCAAACATCAATCCGCCCACTGATGGTTCAACGGCCAAGCCAAACGGTCCCACTGACAGCAAGCCTGCGCCTGCGCCTCTGCGTACGCGGTCAATCCGGCCCAAAATGAGGCCGGTGCCTCTGCCAACACCTCCCCCAGTTGACGCCACTGATGCTGTGAACTGCCACGCCAACCACCCAGGGCCCAACCCCAACGTTCAACGTCCGATGCGCAGGCAAGGCTTGCAATCAAGCAATGCTGCTCTTGCTGCCATGGATCAAACTTCTGCAGCGCTTTGAAAGTCCACCGCGCTGTCCAAGCCTTTGGGGAAGGGCAAGAAACTGGCTGCGCAACTGCCTTTGGAGCCGCTGGAACCAGAGGAGCCCGAGGATGCTCATGAGAGTGACAACAGCTTTCATGAAGCGGAGGGTGATGGCAATGGTGCATAATTGCGGATACAAGGTATATGTTGGCTCAATTTTGttttttctcttttcttGAATTGTTACTGAATACCCGTTTCTTTCAGTCCCCACTGGAGTGGTTTCCGTTTGAATCCTACTGTCTGCCAGTTCAAAACGTCCTAGTTGTACACGCAATTTTGCAGTCCATTTTCTCTTACATGTTGTGAGCCGTTTTCCGCGTGTTgtctgattttctcaatttgtGTGTGCTGGTATCCATACGTATTGCATTGAATATATACCCTTGTTTGTCTCACTATCTTGTGCAATTTGTGTTGCGCCTAACGTATGAGTTTTGGTCAAGTCATCTCTACTGATTTGTGCGGGTTTTCCCTATGGCGTACACGGGCTTGAGTCAAGAAGATAGTAATATTTGTACCAGAAGGGGCTATATGCGGCGTACCAGAAAACAAGACTGAATGTTGGATGTGTACTGGTTGGGCAAGGACGTACAAATTGTCTGACATTAGAGATATGTCGATTTGTCggaaaaaggtagaaaaacACAGCTCTTGGACCGCTTGAAATTGTACCAAAAAGGGGACACCTAAACATACTAACATTACATCCCAAAAAGCACTTATTATTGTGCCAAATATAATACCATTCTGATGCAAAAAGTAGCCCAAATCCCCAAACCCATTTCATCTGAGGTTTCAGCATCCCGTTTTCATTCAGAGCAAGAGGATGTAGGCAAccatcttcctgttgttggctgagtatggaacccaaggctgcgccggatgcatctgtttccaggaaataTGGTTTAGTTGGGTTGGCGTGACAGAGGACCAgagcgttggtgatggcatctTTCAGTCcctggaatgcttcttgttctctagtgtcccatttccatggcgtgtccttcttgaccaggttgtggaggggtcttgccatgtggctaaagttggcaacaaaccaACGGagaaagttggcaaatccaaGGAAAGACTGCACCTCTTTGACTTTAGTGGGCatgggccattcttggaccaCTTGGATCTTTAGCTTGTCCAGACTGAAGCCCTTATCTGACACAATTATCCCTAAGTATTCCACAGAAGTGACATGGAATGTACATTTGGACaccttgcagaacaattggttttcCATCAGACAATGTAAGGCCTTGTGGACGTGTTGGGTGtgagatgcgtcatcctttgagtaaattaggatgtcatctagatagatgatgacgcaaaCGTCTAACaggtccttgaacagtttgttcatgaagtgttggaaggctgCAGGAGCATTggttaagccaaaggtcatgaccagggatttgtaaaggccgtacttggtgcggaaagctgttttccattcatcaccttctttgacacggacgttgttgtaaccccacctcaggtctagtttggtgaaaaccttggcaccacagagctgggccattagGTCACTGGGGCAGGGTAATGGGTAGAtgttcttttttgtccggttattgaggcggcggtaatcaacaaccaattggcgggaaccatccttcttgggtacaaacatcacgGGTGAACTGATAGAAGATTTGCTTGGgtggattttgccagccttcaactcatccctgagccagtctttGAGCATAGCGGATTTGGCATCCATCATGCTATAGAGAGGAGAGTTTAAGGGGCTTTCTTCtgtgagttcaatcccaatgttgtagtgcctgtgtggaggaagcttgttgaattcctcttccccaaataccttggcgtattggtggtattcaggggggactccttcaagggggtttttattggcttcctcttctttggcaatgaCCATGTGTTCTGGAGGTgtgtggggaaaggagagagTACGTgaattccaatcaatctccggATTATGTGCGTctagccatttcaatcccaggatggcagcgtgagaccctgtattgcaaatgaggaaggtcttggtcatttgtttgccatcaagggagaaggttagagttgccttcttccagattttgccagcctgggggctcaacccatcaagcatagttacGGTTTGTGGTGTGGGGAGATCAATGAGCGGGAGGcagagtgattccgcggtgcGGGGGTGCATGAATGAGGATGttgcgcctgaatcaatcaggacttctaatggTTCCGCTTGCTTTAGTTGTATAGAGATGGTAAAAAGGGGTGACAATTTGGAAGCAGTAGATACATGACAGACTTCTATACAACTATTACTAATGTCCATGGGGTTCTTGTGCGCGGCAGCAGagacccttactcttttcccaattggtactctGAGTCTTTGCCTAATTTGGCGGTTTctttggctttccccttatcctcctttggggtggccttccatctGGTCTGGCACTTGGCAAACCTGTGCCCTggtttgccgcatttgatgcagagacCTTCTGCATGGCGGCAGTTGCGTTCCTCCTCCAAGACATAGTTGGGATTGGAAGAGAGGGGGCtggttttggtggcctgttggccagtaTTTGCCCCCTGGTTGGGGGTGTTGGAGGTTTTACCAGGCTTACTACCCTGTTGTGGGTGGCTGGCTCTCTCCTTGCGGAGAgcattgtcaatgatgagggaGGCATCTTGGAGTTCCCTCAAAGTACAGGGTTGCCTCTCCCTTGTGGCAATTTGTctttggacctcccagtgaagtCCCCGCGCAAATTGGCTGCGGAGTGCAGCATTGTTCCAATTgagttccatttgcagcgtgcgGAACTTAGTGATATATTTGGCACAAGTGCTGGTCTGAGTGAGGGAGGTTATTTTTCTTTCCACTGCTCTGGTAgcatctgggttgccaaaggCGGCCAGGAATTCAATTTTAAACTCATCCACGGTTTGGATGAGCGCGcggtgggaccctagttggtccagatggggatgggcccaggccccagctgCTTCCGTCATGTTCATCAACAGGAAGCTCAAGACCTCCAGGTCCAAGGGGAACTGCCTCTGGTTTAGGCAAACCCAAGCTAACATCCGTGttagccattgtttggcctccaagccaatcttgcctttgaaggcatctgggtggtccaccttTACGGTagagggggctggaggcggTGCCGGAGTGGCTTGGGGCGCTGCTGGAGGTGCTGTAggggctgctggagccggtcctGAAGGGAAGGATGAGGAGGGGTAAGGGTTGAAAAGGGTGAGGGGTTTGCGCCTGGGGGCCCCTGTAgagatgatgggggctggggccccaaggaagggtagagccttgccaataggcttggctttgggcgcagcccagggggtttcctcaACTgcagggggtttttgatcttcAGGGGTGTGGGGACCCCAAGTGAGCTGTagctgggcaagcccatccttgacaacattgactGTCTGGGAGATGTTCTCAACGTTGGTGCAAACCTCTTGATTAATTTCATtttgttccaagagggtcTGCTTGATGTGGTCAACTTGGGTTTGTAGTCCCCATAAGAGGCGGATGACTTGTTTGAGGCTGAttttgccaagctcaggggaggctggcggaaaTTTGGGTCCCAACTGTCCTTGATCAACAGGGGAGCAGGCTTGAGagggtggccaggaatgggTTGCCATTGTATGAGTGGGGCATGAGCGTCCAGCGTGGGTGGTTGCTCAGGAGGAAGATTGAGGGGGTGtgcaggaggtaatggtggcaAGGTGGAGAGGGAAGGTGCCTgtaacaggacttatgagcgctttattactcaattgctaagaccttgcgtcaaacaacctagcattgaacagtaggaattgctaatcacagccgtgggcAGGTGTGATGTAGAAcccagtctctgcaagcgggtgtattggctgtctaggtccgctggtaaagggtgcagcaaccagggtatgcgggcaatagggacttcctgccttatagcaatttggtactaggaggggacaacgctggtttgattattgacagcaaaaggcaatcccaatctccggtatttcccttgtgctagtacaggggtccttcttgttgttgagctaaGTAAAGGGGTGCTGGTGGGcacagtttgcaaccaacttaaggtcaattacctagtgtcctagacgtccttaaggggcgtcaaggcagtgggcacttgtggccgtatggaACTAAGTGAAAACCGCCTAAAGCGGTGTGGGAGCTACCTgcaacaacaagctacctatctacaatgaccacacactgtaaggcagtggcaagctacgtatgtacagtgagt carries:
- a CDS encoding Retrotransposon-derived protein PEG10, coding for MEPEPTTAALLEAILNLTNQVGSLQAQISSQGQQLAELKAICKETNNLVGDKDQGGAQTKPGPSTGPITPPTHSGGEAHTPGTVRPGLKAPFRPSRGTGFDSEDEEPRLPKKEPQGTPRRHLGYLTPFDAGSSVKQPKMDLPKPFKGDTRGRKATQWLDRMMLWVALHCNQFDEEEQMVVWILYHMTDKAADWALPIIGNIIKGKGNPPTTIQALTAKFKEAFANPDAKQATARKIAALTQTTTTSEYVTEFRNLMAELDWNTEAYIAQFVRGLHWKVKELLSTKDNIPDDDLEAIFAASVKIDNICWENEENRPKKTPAKSPVSTATTSTTTTQRVRLSEDPNYVTPEERDRRRASGLCVKCGQKGHGIKQCPNGWKATPKETAKVAQDKSEKE
- a CDS encoding Transposase family tnp2 encodes the protein MAITAVNCIDHQHVNNNNNNNNNNNNNIHNKLVHTPTVKLPYANLLKLVYSPLLLVRLSRDAPLGLCLLLPRPLWLPLCHPTPCPTHPCLPLGVSAYAAAQYGSALTLHLPEPHLLLFSVMTCSKQHCSGSKCFVSLRTICRHLKHGCNRQRQQHSCLVAATNAIIERALNKGCVCLDPNPRPPTRLSRHYGWHEPPRSPPPPALRDRLACPPNDPLAELPWYSPEVAHPDFCHDTFGVGPGPASRSASPQFAPQVPRPPPVDKDDKGAQYTLRNAFPWLDNLNAKEYLVNKFLFQLVHTVDHKLPDHQQLLVQVFNLKVLTDISGISYSKLRRAFPNQLGNLPTESKLQTCIGVISGLRGSGVDCCINLCAAYTGAYANEVICLYCSEPRYQPNPCRPDCCIPRWQFQYIPLVLQLIAYYQNPLMARSMQYCLERRRSPDLLLDIFDGSFYRQLLGRCVTVGAETLDHHYFSKPTDVALGLSTDGFGPFKSCKQTCWPLILFNYNLPPSIRTQLQHILCIGVIPGPNAPKELTTVITS
- a CDS encoding Retrotransposable element Tf2 protein, whose product is MDISNSCIEVCHVSTASKLSPLFTISIQLKQAEPLEVLIDSGATSSFMHPRTAESLCLPLIDLPTPQTVTMLDGLSPQAGKIWKKATLTFSLDGKQMTKTFLICNTGSHAAILGLKWLDAHNPEIDWNSRTLSFPHTPPEHMVIAKEEEANKNPLEGVPPEYHQYAKVFGEEEFNKLPPHRHYNIGIELTEESPLNSPLYSMMDAKSAMLKDWLRDELKAGKIHPSKSSISSPVMFVPKKDGSRQLVVDYRRLNNRTKKNIYPLPCPSDLMAQLCGAKVFTKLDLRWGYNNVRVKEGDEWKTAFRTKYGLYKSLVMTFGLTNAPAAFQHFMNKLFKDLLDVCVIIYLDDILIYSKDDASHTQHVHKALHCLMENQLFCKVSKCTFHVTSVEYLGIIVSDKGFSLDKLKIQVVQEWPMPTKVKEVQSFLGFANFLRWFVANFSHMARPLHNLVKKDTPWKWDTREQEAFQGLKDAITNALVLCHANPTKPYFLETDASGAALGSILSQQQEDGCLHPLALNENGMLKPQMKWVWGFGLLFASEWENPHKSVEMT
- a CDS encoding Retrotransposon-derived protein PEG10 yields the protein MATHSWPPSQACSPVDQGQLGPKFPPASPELGKISLKQVIRLLWGLQTQVDHIKQTLLEQNEINQEVCTNVENISQTVNVVKDGLAQLQLTWGPHTPEDQKPPAVEETPWAAPKAKPIGKALPFLGAPAPIISTGAPRRKPLTLFNPYPSSSFPSGPAPAAPTAPPAAPQATPAPPPAPSTVKVDHPDAFKGKIGLEAKQWLTRMLAWVCLNQRQFPLDLEVLSFLLMNMTEAAGAWAHPHLDQLGSHRALIQTVDEFKIEFLAAFGNPDATRAVERKITSLTQTSTCAKYITKFRTLQMELNWNNAALRSQFARGLHWEVQRQIATRERQPCTLRELQDASLIIDNALRKERASHPQQGSKPGKTSNTPNQGANTGQQATKTSPLSSNPNYVLEEERNCRHAEGLCIKCGKPGHRFAKCQTRWKATPKEDKGKAKETAKLGKDSEYQLGKE